DNA from Tripterygium wilfordii isolate XIE 37 chromosome 4, ASM1340144v1, whole genome shotgun sequence:
AACTTGTCAGAAGTTCTAATTGCATTTATATGGGTCCTGTATTTGCATGAACGCATATGTCTAAATGATTCATAGCAAATTCCTAGATAATATTGACAAGAATGGTATATTGATTCATCTAAGTCTACGTTCATGTTTGATGCCTATTGCATGTACAGGTCAGACGCTCTGGATTAAAAGTAGTATTTATTTTGGTTGAGATATTATGGATATAAATGCCATATTTGGCAACAAGATTAATCATTTATGGGTTCAGTCTTTTGGTGGAAgctaattctattgtttttcctATGATAATTACAGTTGCTGGTTTACAATTTTGTCATATTGGTATTCATTCTAACTGATACGCGGTTGAAGTTTGCAACATGTGATACAATTGTAGAGGTGATCTACAAGCATACTATCTCCACACCAAAGAATCAATGCAGAAAAACCCGGAGCTGCTGTTGTTTTGCTGACAATCTTGTCTCTTTCCCCAACAATGTCAAAGGGGCAACTGTTGTTGATGTGGGTGCTCTTTGGTTTCTTAGCTTAGTTGAAATCTCTGAGTCCTCTGTTTCTATTTAgtaatttgattttcttgtgtttgttttcttcGCAGTGAAGAAGCTAGGTTTGTGGGGGGCTCTTGCTGTGGCCTATGGGTTCTTCGGAGTCATGATTGGTGCTGGAACTCAGTGGGCATCTTCGATTGAGGCATTCAAAGTTTTAGTTGGAATGTAAGTTCCTTTCTATATTTTCTGAATTCACTGACATCTATTTTCCGTTCTTTACGGTGGTTAAATTTCTACCCTAATGAATCTCTGTGATTTCAGACTGACCACAGGTGGCATACTCTTGCCTAGTCTAGCATAGTTTTAGAACTTTAAATGATCAACAAAGTAAATTCTCACCgtcataattttataaaattaaaaaactaAAGAATTTCAAGCTACTTTGCTAACCTTTCTAGAAAACGGACTTTTATTCAACACTTGAAGCttgtcatttatttttatttttattttttttgtattgagtGATTTTGCCATGCGGGATTGTTCATTCTGCATTCCTTTGATCGAAACTTCACCAGATCATTTCTGAATATTCACTTATTCCAGGATCATGATAATGCTTTTGAGGAATAGTCTAGTAAGGTTAGTACTGTATAGTGGGCACAAGCCAGGTTACCTCCTTTTTCATGCAGAGATTACGGCGGTGTATGGGGTAAAGCCGGATTTCTTTTCATTTGTTGCTTTTTGTCTAAAATGATTTATTAACAGAAATAAGTGACACGTTTTGTGTGTGTATAACCAACATCACCTTATTGATTTGGTGGGGCTTATTTTGCCAGAAAAgggcaaaagaaagaaagagactcGGCCAAGCCTTTGTTGCCCGCAAGTAGACCACAGTGACGAATCTAGTAGGCCCTTGAACGTTTGAAAGACAGCTGGAATACCGGTCGAGACGAGTAGGCCTC
Protein-coding regions in this window:
- the LOC119996284 gene encoding uncharacterized protein LOC119996284, giving the protein MPCFRRRVVLLISNPAEFIEETQDTVSHGILVSSLSLQFFKLVVRLKFVREPYFKLLVYNFVILVFILTDTRLKFATCDTIVEVIYKHTISTPKNQCRKTRSCCCFADNLVSFPNNVKGATVVD